A genomic window from Peromyscus maniculatus bairdii isolate BWxNUB_F1_BW_parent chromosome 1, HU_Pman_BW_mat_3.1, whole genome shotgun sequence includes:
- the LOC102904407 gene encoding olfactory receptor 5B12-like — protein sequence MRACHNSQITLMQNISDVAEFILVGLTDAPELQVPLFVVFTSIYLITLVGNLGMLVLILLDSRLHTPMYFFLSNLSFADCVYASAVTPKVIEGFLTGHKIISYNACATQMFFFAAFVTIECYILASMAFDRHAAVCKPLHYSTTMTTSTCALLAAGSYINGILQSTIHVSFTFHLSFCHSNVVNHFFCDILPLLTLSCSGIYKNEIVLFMLATFNIAFTLLVIVTSYLLIFVAILRMRSAEGRKKAISTCASHLSTVSIFYGTIIFMYLQPSSSHSMDTDKMASVFYTMVIPMLNPLVYSLRNKEVKNAFKKVAGKALSSLGLVNLL from the exons atga GAGCCTGTCATAATTCCCAAATAACACTGATGCAGAATATTTCAGATGTGGCTGAATTCATTCTTGTGGGATTAACAGATGCCCCAGAGCTGCAGGTCCCTTTATTTGTTGTCTTCACTTCCATTTATTTGATCACCCTGGTTGGGAATCTTGGAATGTTGGTATTGATTCTGCTGGACTCCCGActccacactcccatgtactttttcctcaGTAACCTCTCCTTTGCAGACTGTGTTTATGCTTCAGCTGTCACTCCCAAGGTAATAGAAGGGTTTCTCACAGGACATAAGATCATATCCTACAATGCATGTGCTACTCAGATGTTCTTCTTTGCAGCTTTTGTTACCATTGAATGTTACATCCTGGCCTCAATGGCCTTTGACCGTCATGCAGCAGTGTGCAAACCCTTGCATTACTCTACCACTATGACAACTTCAACATGTGCCCTGTTGGCTGCTGGTTCTTACATAAATGGAATCTTGCAATCTACAATCCATGTGTCCTTTACTTTCCATCTCTCCTTCTGTCATTCCAATGTAGTAAATCACTTTTTCTGTGATATTCTCCCACTACTCACTCTTTCTTGCTCTGGtatctataaaaatgaaattgtgctTTTCATGTTGGCAACATTTAATATTGCTTTTACCCTATTGGTTATTGTTACTTCTTACCTACTTATTTTTGTTGCAATCCTGAGGATGCGTTCTGCTGAAGGCCGAAAGAAGGCCATCTCCACCTGTGCATCCCACCTCAGTACTGTTTCCATCTTCTATGGCACAATTATCTTCATGTACTTACAACCCAGCTCCAGTCATTCCATGGACACTGACAAAATGGCATCTGTGTTCTACACCATGGTCATCCCCATGCTGAACCCTCTTGTTTACAGCCTCAGGAACAAAGAAGTCAAGAATGCATTCAAGAAAGTTGCTGGAAAAGCATTATCTTCACTGGGATTAGTCAATTTACtgtaa